The Symphalangus syndactylus isolate Jambi chromosome 3, NHGRI_mSymSyn1-v2.1_pri, whole genome shotgun sequence genome has a segment encoding these proteins:
- the CRYAB gene encoding alpha-crystallin B chain isoform X1 has translation MDIAIHHPWIRRPFFPFHSPSRLFDQFFGEHLLESDLFPTSTSLSPFYLRPPSFLRAPSWFDTGLSEMRLEKDRFSVNLDVKHFSPEELKVKVLGDVIEVHGKHEERQDEHGFISREFHRKYRVPADVDPLTITSSLSSDGVLTVNGPRKQVSGPERTIPITREEKPAVTAAPKK, from the exons ATGGACATCGCCATCCACCACCCCTGGATCCGCcgccccttctttcctttccactcCCCCAGCCGCCTCTTTGACCAGTTCTTCGGAGAGCACCTGTTGGAGTCTGATCTTTTCCCGACGTCTACTTCCCTGAGCCCCTTCTACCTTCGGCCACCCTCCTTTCTGCGGGCACCCAGCTGGTTTGACACTGGACTCTCAGAG ATGCGCCTGGAGAAGGACAGGTTCTCTGTCAACCTGGATGTGAAGCACTTCTCCCCAGAGGAACTCAAAGTTAAGGTGTTGGGAGATGTGATTGAGGTGCATGGAAAACATGAAGAGCGCCAG gatgaACATGGTTTCATCTCCAGGGAGTTCCACAGGAAATACCGGGTCCCAGCTGATGTGGACCCTCTCACCATTACTTCATCCCTGTCATCTGATGGGGTCCTCACTGTGAATGGACCAAGGAAACAGGTCTCTGGCCCTGAGCGCACCATTCCCATCACCCGTGAAGAGAAGCCTGCTGTCACCGCAGCCCCCAAGAAATAG
- the CRYAB gene encoding alpha-crystallin B chain isoform X2, translating to MRLEKDRFSVNLDVKHFSPEELKVKVLGDVIEVHGKHEERQDEHGFISREFHRKYRVPADVDPLTITSSLSSDGVLTVNGPRKQVSGPERTIPITREEKPAVTAAPKK from the exons ATGCGCCTGGAGAAGGACAGGTTCTCTGTCAACCTGGATGTGAAGCACTTCTCCCCAGAGGAACTCAAAGTTAAGGTGTTGGGAGATGTGATTGAGGTGCATGGAAAACATGAAGAGCGCCAG gatgaACATGGTTTCATCTCCAGGGAGTTCCACAGGAAATACCGGGTCCCAGCTGATGTGGACCCTCTCACCATTACTTCATCCCTGTCATCTGATGGGGTCCTCACTGTGAATGGACCAAGGAAACAGGTCTCTGGCCCTGAGCGCACCATTCCCATCACCCGTGAAGAGAAGCCTGCTGTCACCGCAGCCCCCAAGAAATAG
- the HSPB2 gene encoding heat shock protein beta-2 isoform X1, which yields MSGRSVPHAHPATAEYEFANPSRLGEQRFGEGLLPEEILTPTLYHGYYVRPRAAPAGEGSRAGASELRLSEGKFQAFLDVSHFTPDEVTVRTVDNLLEVSARHPQRLDRHGFVSREFCRTYVLPADVDPWRVRAALSHDGILNLEAPRGGRHLDTEVNEVYISLLPAPPDPEEEEEAAIVEP from the exons ATGTCGGGCCGCTCAGTGCCACATGCCCACCCGGCCACCGCCGAGTACGAATTTGCCAACCCGAGCCGCCTGGGTGAGCAGCGCTTCGGAGAAG GCCTCCTGCCAGAAGAGATCCTGACCCCCACACTCTACCATGGCTACTATGTCCGGCCTCGGGCCGCCCCAGCTGGGGAGGGCAGCAGGGCAGGGGCCTCGGAGCTTAGGCTCAGTGAGGGCAAGTTCCAGGCATTTCTGGATGTGAGCCACTTTACCCCAGATGAGGTGACTGTGAGGACTGTGGATAACCTGCTGGAGGTGTCTGCCCGGCATCCCCAGCGCCTGGACCGCCATGGCTTCGTGTCCCGAGAGTTCTGCCGCACCTATGTCCTGCCTGCTGATGTCGACCCCTGGCGAGTCCGAGCTGCTCTCTCCCATGATGGCATCTTAAACCTGGAAGCGCCTCGGGGTGGCCGACATTTGGACACAGAGGTCAATGAGGTCTACATCTCCCTGCTCCCTGCGCCCCCTGAtccagaggaagaggaggaggcagccATAGTTGAGCCCTGA
- the HSPB2 gene encoding heat shock protein beta-2 isoform X2, with product MSGRSVPHAHPATAEYEFANPSRLGEQRFGEDEVTVRTVDNLLEVSARHPQRLDRHGFVSREFCRTYVLPADVDPWRVRAALSHDGILNLEAPRGGRHLDTEVNEVYISLLPAPPDPEEEEEAAIVEP from the exons ATGTCGGGCCGCTCAGTGCCACATGCCCACCCGGCCACCGCCGAGTACGAATTTGCCAACCCGAGCCGCCTGGGTGAGCAGCGCTTCGGAGAAG ATGAGGTGACTGTGAGGACTGTGGATAACCTGCTGGAGGTGTCTGCCCGGCATCCCCAGCGCCTGGACCGCCATGGCTTCGTGTCCCGAGAGTTCTGCCGCACCTATGTCCTGCCTGCTGATGTCGACCCCTGGCGAGTCCGAGCTGCTCTCTCCCATGATGGCATCTTAAACCTGGAAGCGCCTCGGGGTGGCCGACATTTGGACACAGAGGTCAATGAGGTCTACATCTCCCTGCTCCCTGCGCCCCCTGAtccagaggaagaggaggaggcagccATAGTTGAGCCCTGA